CAGCTTGGATTTACAATGAAAACAGCACATGCAGCAGCGAGGAGATGGACCCTGCCATTGCATTTGATTTgcatgcaaaataaataaaccagCTCTAGTAAGCCTCCTATAAAACTGGTCGTTTTTGCTTCTCTGAACCATCttcaccatcaccatcaccTTGTGCCTCTCCTCTCTTCTGTTTCATTTCTTTGCATTGGggaataatattaataataaaaaatagagaagaGATATAGAAGCAACAATggctgttttttcttttttgcatgTTATTGCCATTGTTGCTTTCACTTTCGCCATTGCTTTGCCTCAGCTGGCTCATGCCCAATCTGGCGCGGCACCTGCTCCTGCACCCACCAGCGACGGTATCTTTTTAAAccgtttttctctttttttttttttttttttt
The genomic region above belongs to Mangifera indica cultivar Alphonso chromosome 15, CATAS_Mindica_2.1, whole genome shotgun sequence and contains:
- the LOC123197358 gene encoding arabinogalactan protein 41-like; its protein translation is MAVFSFLHVIAIVAFTFAIALPQLAHAQSGAAPAPAPTSDGTSIDQGIAYLLMLVALILTYLIH